From a region of the Chroicocephalus ridibundus chromosome 8, bChrRid1.1, whole genome shotgun sequence genome:
- the SPATA46 gene encoding spermatogenesis-associated protein 46, whose product MGTMVQEPHTSYMRVMKSFVLPTISTGATPRGTRKRSPEAPCLPGAWTPNSLQTLSSTASPGSELPACTIYRPWFSPYSYFMCTDGATQQHLGSLSSSLAASTQEPEEPDDLSEIICSSSGSSDKTQPPERDRPASDRASITVRDILAASPRQLVPQCGYQCISCCRVFPTLWSLKIHIQHSSQEGYSCKVYYRRLKALWEKEHKEQEAASSQGTCVAPPAGQLPQEGTAPSLLPAAK is encoded by the exons ATGGGTACCATGGTGCAGGAGCCACACACCAGCTACATGAGGGTGATGAAGAGCTTTGTCCTGCCCACCATTTCCACCGGGGCCACGCCCCGCGGCACCAGGAAAAGAAGCCCAGAGGCTCCGTGCCTGCCTGGTGCCT GGACCCCCAACTCACTGCAGACCCTTTCCTCCACAGCCTCGCCAGGCAGCGAACTCCCTGCCTGTACCATCTACCGGCCCTGGTTCTCACCGTACAGCTACTTCATGTGTACCGATGGAGCCAcccagcagcacctgggcagtctctcctccagcctggctgccagcacccaggAGCCCGAGGAGCCTGATGACCTCTCAGAGATCATCTGCTCCTCTTCTGGCTCCTCGGACAAGACGCAGCCCCCTGAGAGGGACAGGCCAGCCAGTGACAGAGCCAGCATAACGGTCCGGGACATCCTCGCTGCTTCCCCGCGGCAACTGGTGCCCCAGTGTGGCTACCAGTGCATCTCATGCTGCCGCGTCTTCCCCACGCTGTGGTCGCTCAAGATCCACATCCAGCACAGCTCCCAAGAGGGCTATAGCTGCAAGGTGTACTACCGCAGGCTCAAGGCCCTGTGGGAGAAGGAGCACAAGGAGCAGGAGGCTGCAAGCTCCCAGGGCACCTGTGTAGCCCCGCCAGCCGGGCAGTTGCCGCAGGAGGGCACTGCTCCATCGCTCCTgccagcagcaaaataa
- the C8H1orf226 gene encoding LOW QUALITY PROTEIN: uncharacterized protein C1orf226 homolog (The sequence of the model RefSeq protein was modified relative to this genomic sequence to represent the inferred CDS: inserted 1 base in 1 codon; substituted 1 base at 1 genomic stop codon) yields the protein MSTVCMVHSRMLLGSGLSPQSLWGAWLVRGNSQPGXGEGATVGWAEPRLWVPPENPCCFMGAWLIRGPHKSHFCRXHGSCSVSVDQSMFENASASTAPTPRPQHVPAVAGAPLQPSRPAGSQHLRNLGKAVGAKMNDLLRRKEPASLPSVGVMEVNASAGAMLGTGQPDSEDGAVGLDAFPRLDPPPPVTKKRTPRALKTPQDMLIAPQLAGTSPRSSMEERPELPAAYPEPAEEWLGTTDPSPPERPGVPSMTNTPGPSGDQPTTALPVPDLIHKGSLEGQWQAGERATETSPRMEKPSRRPGLEHEPPGSTGQLEPCTPGREVDGPHPDLLSFE from the exons ATGTCAACTGTGTGCATGGTGCACAGCAGGATGCTCCTGGGCAGTGGGCTCAGCCCTCAGAGTCTCTGGGGAGCTTGGCTGGTCCGAGGCAACAGCCAGCCTG CTGGAGAGGGAGCCACGGTGGGGTGGGCAGAGCCTAGGCTCTGGGTGCCCCCAGAGAACCCCTGCTGCTTTATGGGTGCCTGGCTGATAAGGGGCCCACATAAGTCCCATTTCTGCAGGTAGCATGgcag TTGCTCGGTGTCAG TGGACCAGAGCATGTTTGAGAACGCCAGCGCCAGCACGGCACCCACCCCACGGCCACAGCACGTCCCTGCCGTGGCAGGCGCCCCACTGCAGCCCTCCCGCCCCGCTGGCAGCCAGCATCTCCGCAACCTGGGCAAGGCCGTGGGGGCCAAGATGAATGACCTCCTGCGCCGCAAGGAGCCGGCCAGCCTCCCCAGTGTGGGAGTGATGGAGGTGAATGCCAGCGCCGGGGCCATGCTGGGCACGGGACAGCCGGACAGCGAGGATGG ggctgtggggctggatgcCTTCCCCCGGCTGGACCCCCCACCCCCTGTCACCAAGAAGCGGACGCCACGTGCTCTGAAGACCCCACAGGACATGCTCATTGCACCACAGCTGGCAGGGACCAGCCCAAGGAGCAGCATGGAGGAGCGCCCTGAACTGCCCGCAGCCTACCCTGAGCCCGCAGAGGAGTGGCTGGGGACAACGGACCCATCCCCTCCAGAACGCCCTGGGGTCCCCAGCATGACCAACACCCCAGGTCCGAGTGGGGACCAGCCCACCACTGCCCTTCCTGTGCCTGACCTCATCCATAAGGGCAGCCTGGAGGGCCAGTGGCAAGCAGGTGAGAGAGCCACTGAGACCTCACCTCGCATGGAAAAGCCCTCCCGGAGACCAGGGCTGGAGCATGAGCCACCAGGGAGCACGGGGCAACTGGAGCCATGCACCCCCGGCCGGGAGGTGGATGGGCCTCATCCTGACCTGCTGTCCTTCGAGTAG